Proteins encoded within one genomic window of Oryza brachyantha chromosome 7, ObraRS2, whole genome shotgun sequence:
- the LOC102709942 gene encoding 9-cis-epoxycarotenoid dioxygenase NCED4, chloroplastic — translation MASSAPSAPGLAPVAKPPPPPSRVKVAVPAKGKKQQGGARPMRAAKWNPLQRLAAAAIDAVEEGVVAGLLERGHALPRTADPAVQIAGNYAPVGERAPVRELPVSGGRLPACLDGVYVRNGANPLHAPRAGHHLFDGDGMLHAVRISGGRAESYVCRFTETARLRQERELGRPVFPKAIGELHGHSGVARLLLFGARSLCGVLDASQGIGVANAGLVFHDGRLLAMSEDDLPYHVRVTADGDLETVGRYDFHGQLDSAMIAHPKLDPVTGELFALSYNVVSKPYLKYFYFTTDGRKSPDVDIPVDAPTMIHDFAVTENYAVIPDQQIVFKLQEMVRGGSPVVYDKDKASRFGVLPKRATDASELRWVEVPDCFCFHLWNAWEDDATGEIVVIGSCMTPPDAVFNESSPDQSFRSVLSEIRLDPRTGKSRRRAVLREADQVNLEAGMVNRQLLGRKTRYAYLAIAEPWPRVSGFAKVDLEAGTVEKLIYGEGRYGGEPCFVPRSDAGAEDDGHVLCFVHDEERGRSELVVVNAGEMKAEAAVKLPGRVPYGLHGTFIGANELHQQA, via the coding sequence ATGGCGTCCTCCGCCCCCTCCGCCCCCGGCCTCGCGCCGGTCGCcaaaccgccgccgccgccgtccagggTGAAGGTGGCTGTGCCAGCCAAGGGCAAGAAGCAGCAGGGCGGTGCCAGGCCAATGCGCGCGGCGAAGTGGAACCCGCTgcagcggctggcggcggcggcgattgaTGCGGTGGAGGAAGGGGTCGTGGCCGGTTTGCTGGAGCGCGGCCACGCGCTGCCGCGGACGGCTGACCCGGCCGTGCAGATCGCCGGGAACTACGCGCCCGTCGGGGAGCGCGCGCCGGTCAGGGAGCTGCCCGTGTCCGGCGGCCGCCTCCCGGCGTGCCTCGACGGGGTGTACGTGCGCAACGGCGCTAACCCACTCCACGCGCCGCGCGCGGGTCACCACCtgttcgacggcgacgggatGCTCCACGCCGTGCGGATCTCCGGCGGCCGCGCTGAGTCCTACGTGTGCCGGTTCACCGAGACGGCGCGGCTCCGGCAGGAGCGCGAGCTCGGCCGCCCGGTCTTCCCCAAGGCCATCGGCGAGCTCCACGGCCACTCGGGCGTCGCGCGGCTCCTCCTCTTCGGCGCGCGCTCACTCTGCGGCGTGCTCGACGCGTCGCAGGGCATCGGCGTCGCCAACGCCGGGCTCGTCTTCCACgacggccgcctcctcgccatgTCCGAGGATGACCTCCCCTACCACGTCCGCGTCACCGCCGATGGCGACCTCGAGACCGTCGGGAGGTACGACTTCCATGGCCAGCTCGACAGCGCCATGATCGCGCACCCCAAGCTCGACCCGGTCACCGGCGAGCTCTTCGCGCTCAGCTACAATGTCGTGTCCAAGCCGTACCTCAAGTACTTCTACTTCACCACCGACGGCCGCAAGTCCCCCGACGTCGACATCCCCGTCGACGCGCCGACGATGATCCACGACTTCGCCGTCACCGAGAACTATGCCGTCATCCCGGACCAGCAGATCGTGTTCAAGCTCCAGGAGATGGTgcgcggcggctcgccggTGGTGTACGACAAGGACAAGGCGTCGCGGTTCGGCGTGCTCCCGAAGCGCGCCACCGACGCATCGGAGCTCCGGTGGGTGGAGGTCCCCGACTGCTTCTGCTTCCACCTCTGGAACGCGTGGGAGGACGACGCCACCGGCGAGATCGTGGTGATCGGCTCCTGCATGACGCCGCCGGACGCCGTGTTCAACGAGTCGTCCCCGGACCAGAGCTTCCGCAGCGTGCTCTCGGAGATCCGCCTCGACCCGCGCACGGGCAAGtcccggcggcgcgccgtgCTGCGCGAGGCCGACCAGGTGAACCTCGAGGCCGGCATGGTGAACCGGCAGCTGCTCGGCCGGAAGACGCGGTACGCCTacctcgccatcgccgagcCATGGCCGCGCGTGTCGGGCTTCGCGAAGGTCGACCTCGAGGCCGGCACGGTGGAGAAGTTGATCTACGGGGAAGGCCGGTACGGCGGCGAGCCATGCTTCGTGCCGCGctccgacgccggcgccgaggacgACGGCCACGTGCTGTGCTTCGTGCACGACGAGGAGCGCGGCAGGTCGgagctggtggtggtgaacGCCGGCGAGATGAAGGCGGAGGCCGCCGTGAAGCTGCCCGGCCGCGTGCCGTACGGATTGCACGGCACCTTCATTGGCGCCAACGAGCTGCATCAACAAGCTTAG